One stretch of Cololabis saira isolate AMF1-May2022 chromosome 15, fColSai1.1, whole genome shotgun sequence DNA includes these proteins:
- the zdhhc3b gene encoding palmitoyltransferase ZDHHC3: protein MKSPAHRTRDIERHAGYLRPEHCVPPPPRSGAGTMWFIRDSCGIVCGIITWFLVLYAEFVVVFVMLFPVKNVVYSLFNGVIFNGLAFLALASHAKAMCTDPGAVPKGNATKEFIESLQLKPGQVVYKCPKCCSIKPDRAHHCSVCKRCIKKMDHHCPWVNNCVGENNQKYFVLFTMYIALISFHALLMAAFHFLFCFEEDWSKCSNFSPPATVILLILLCFEALLFLIFTAVMFGTQVHSICTDETGIEQLKKEERRWGKRSKWMNMKVVFGHPFSIAWLSPFATPDHGKADVYQYIV, encoded by the exons ATGAAGAGCCCGGCCCACCGCACCCGGGACATCGAGCGGCACGCCGGCTACCTGCGGCCCGAGCACTGCGTCCCCCCCCCGCCCCGCAGCGGCGCCGGCACCATGTGGTTCATCCGCGACAGCTGCGGCATCGTATGCGGCATCATCACCTGGTTCCTGGTCCTCTACGCAGAGTTTGTGGTGGTGTTTGTCATGCTGTTCCCCGTCAAGAACGTGGTCTACAGCCTCTTCAACGGCGTGATCTTCAACGGCCTGGCCTTCCTCGCCCTGGCCTCCCACGCCAAGGCCATGTGcacagacccg GGAGCCGTCCCTAAAGGGAACGCAACCAAAGAATTCATTGAAAGTCTGCAGCTCAAACCGGGGCAGGTGGTGTACAAGTGTCCCAAGTGCTGCAGCATCAAGCCCGACAGAGCTCACCACTGCAG TGTATGTAAACGCTGCATCAAAAAGATGGACCACCACTGTCCCTGGGTGAACAACTGCGTCGGAGAGAACAACCAGAAATACTTTGTGCTCTTTACG ATGTACATTGCACTAATATCCTTCCATGCTTTGCTCATGGCAGCCTTCCATTTTCTGTTCTGCTTTGAAGAAGACTGGTCAA AATGCAGCAACTTCTCTCCCCCAGCAACcgtcatcctcctcatcctcctctgctTCGAGGCGCTGCTGTTTCTGATCTTCACTGCAGTCATGTTCGGGACTCAGGTTCACTCAATCTGCACTGATGAAACG GGTATCGAGCAGCTTAAGAAGGAGGAGAGAAGATGGGGCAAGAGGTCTAAATGGATGAACATGAAGGTGGTGTTCGGCCACCCGTTCTCTATAGCCTGGCTGAGCCCGTTTGCCACGCCGGACCACGGCAAGGCCGACGTGTACCAGTACATCGTGTGA